A stretch of DNA from Triticum dicoccoides isolate Atlit2015 ecotype Zavitan chromosome 2A, WEW_v2.0, whole genome shotgun sequence:
AGTAGAAAATGTAGATGATGAAACACCAACTGCTGAATAAGATGGAAGTGCCTCTTCAGACTTATACTTATGACGGCCTCTTCTTGCAAACGCACATAAAGACTGCACACTTGGAAAATCCTTATAGTTCTGTCAAAAACATCACACCCATGATCGATCAAAGGTCAATAAACTCCTATAAGAACATGTATTATATCTACAAAGTTGAAAAAACTAGCAACATGAACTGTGATTTAACCTGAAAGCATGATTGGTAATAACCAAATAACAGCAGGCAGAAGGGAAGAATGAATAAAAATTTGACCACCAGCTGATCATGAGGGTTCCTTCCCCCACCGGTTCCCGGAAGAGATTCTTCAAGTTTTTGCCTAACATCCTGGAATCATACAGAGCATAAACTTATCACCAACATGCTACTAATTCACTTTCACAAAATATTACATATATAAGTAAAAAATAGATAAATGAGATGGAATTTTACCTGCCATATCTCCACAGGTTTTACAAGCCAAGCTGTCCACCAGTCCCAGGGTTTAAGGGGACCTAGTGTGTAGTGAATAACTCTAAGTTCCTTTTCATCAACCATCCACTACAACATAAATTAGACCATGAGTCCCAAACAAAGCATCATGCTCTATAAAACTCATGTAACTAACATCTAATGGGCACCCAAAAAAGGTTTGGTTTTGTACTTTTATGAGCACGAGACAACAAATAAGTAGTATAAAAATAAACACAGATATTGTCTTAGTTTGTGATATCAGTGACCTTCCATACATTCAAAAGACTAGAATAGTTGTGACTTGCATACCTTACTGGAATCTATTTCTTTGCAAGGACAAGGTTTAAATAACATGGAATACAGTAATGGCTGGCATATATATTTTTTACAGAGAAACAAGATAAGGCGCATGCAGTATCAAGTTTGCAAAAAGGTCATAATTAGTCAGATAAATACTAATGTGTTAGGCATTATCAGTGCACATAAAGAATATTACCTTGTTGGCTAGCATGTAAAGACCAACATCAGCATTATACAAGGTAGAAAGGCGCTGTGTCTCCGGTTCAGGTGTTAAAGGTGAGTCTGGCTCATACACGCGGGAGTTAGCAAAATCAGCATAATATGAATTAAGAAAACCTTGATCCCCTGCATTGATTAATTCAGCATCCCGATTAAATACAGCACATAAAATCAACTACAATGCTAAATATAAtcatcaaaggcccaaaataacttCCAACTGGGCATCACAAATCTTTCCAAAACCATGGGCTAAGTTTCCTTAAGAATATTTCGCATGATGATCGTAATGCCCTCCTCTATCTTGAACATACCCAGCGAGGGAATAGGTTTTGATGTTGAGGGGGGTAGTAGTGTCCTCGGCATTAAGCATGATGGGGAATCATAAGAAGATGTGAGTACTCTACAAACAGGTTCTGCAGCCACAAGCTGTTAACACCTGAGAGTATTGATGGTGTGTATGAACTGCAAGTGGAGAATTTCTGCAGAGGATGGGATAGCTTGCGAATTGCCCTGGTGTTGCCATTGTAAACTTAAAAGAGGACCTGACAGTGCATGAAGAAGACTAACAAATCATCATAAATGCTGGTCAAAACAGGCCAAAGAGAGCAGCAGGGCTGaaaaattcaggtgtgattgaaagGTGGTGGATGTGCAACTGTCTACTATGTNNNNNNNNNNNNNNNNNNNNNNNNNNNNNNNNNNNNNNNNNNNNNNNNNNNNNNNNNNNNNNNNNNNNNNNNNNNNNNNNNNNNNNNNNNNNNNNNNNNNNNNNNNNNNNNNNNNNNNNNNNNNNNNNNNNNNNNNNNNNNNNNNNNNNNNNNNNNNNNNNNNNNNNNNNNNNNNNNNNNNNNNNNNNNNNNNNNNNNNNNNNNNNNNNNNNNNNNNNNNNNNNNNNNNNNNNNNNNNNNNNNNNNNNNNNNNNNNNNNNNNNNNNNNNNNNNNNNNNNNNNNNNNNNNNNNNNNNNNNNNNNNNNNNNNNNNNNNNNNNNNNNNNNNNNNNNNNNNNNNNNNNNNNNNNNNNNNNNNNNNNNNNNNNNNNNNNNNNNNNNNGCGCCTAAAGCGGGCATATTTGCAAAGCGCTTGGGGGGCGCCtcgacgcctaggcgtcgccttaCGGACGCCTTAAAAACATACTGTCTATTTATGAAATAACTTTTGCTTACATGCACTAACATGCCAAATCTATGAAAAGTAACACACTGAAGCAAATAATTATTTACTTTATATTTTGTAAGTGTGAGAGCAAAGTCTCTGAAAGCACTTACCAAGTTACCCGtatgaaaaaaaacatttttctTATATAATTAGTCTCTTCCGTTTAGGTAAGTGCGATCGCTCTCAAGTTTATTGCACAAGAATTCTTTTTTTTATATGGACCAGCATGCACTGAAATTTAATAGATGTGAGCAAACTGTTCACAGCCAATCAGCTTGTGTTCTCCAAACAATTGCCTGAATATAATAGGAAAAGAAGTGCATTGACCTCCAGTGTAGGAAGGCAACCGGTCTACTTGGCTAATCATATCCTTGAAAACAGTTTCAGATGGCTCCACAACCATCACTCCGGAATTCATTCTTTCAGAATGCTTCAAGTTCCCACAGAACTTCccacacttgaaaacatcctcgataCTTTTTACAACTACAGTATCTGCATCAAGATAAACAACTGGGAGAACAGCAACCTTTTAGAATAGCAATACAAAAAATATGAGGCGAAAGCGATGTCAGAAAAAAAATACTTTTCAAGAACTAAAAAAATGATTTATCATTTTGAAACAGACGGACTTGGTGACGGAAATAAAGAAGcacaatcacttaaattattatcggCACGTACCCTTTTTGTAGCTTGTCATGTTGAATATCTTCAACTTTGTGTAGACACCCCAAAACCTCGTTGGTCTCACTTGGTTAGGATTAGCCAGTAAAGTTATACGCTTCACGATCCAACCATCAGCCTAGAATTTATCTAATGTTAGATTCAATACGGATTAGTTTGAAACATACACCGAAACTGCTTTGCAGGTAAGAAGATTGACAAATAATGTTCATTGTAGTGTGGCATCTTCTGAAGTGATTTTTTCTTTCAGGAATCTTCTGAACTACAGTAATACGGACTAGAATGACAAAATTTTCATCCAGGTCCACACCATTCTGCGCGAACCTATCATAACCCATGATGAATTTCGTACACAGATATCACAGTGAGCACCCCTAATAAACTCCTAAAGTAAGCAGCAACATCCTCCTTGCATCTCCATTTCAACCAGTTGGTTCAACCCCAAACAACTCTGCGCTAAAGCTGCTACTTCACTGAAGCACACTTAATCTACCGCTAAATTCGTGGGCGTGGGTAGTATTCAGCAAACCTCGAGGAGCTCCCGCGAGTACTCTGAGACGCCGTCGGAGACGAGCACGACCATGTCCCGCCGCGTGCCGGTGTCGCGGATGGACTTGCCCAGGACGCGCACGCCGAGGACGAACTCGTCGCCGTAGAGCAGCGTGACGTAGGcctcctccgtcgccgccgccgcgccggcgagCAGCGCCGCCGCGACGAGGGCGGCCAGCAGGGGCCACCTGGTCGGCGGTGGTCCCATCGAGGCCCTGCCCGCGCGGGATCTCGCCACGGCGGCCTTCCAATCGGAGCTGCTCGGGATCGGGAGGTTGTCCAGTGCTATGGTGATCTTCTCATGgcgatggcgatggagatgtgttcggTCAAATGAGTTCGTCCAGTTTGGACTTGTCACGGCGGCTCGGTCTGACGGTCGTCGAGGGAATGGGCCGTGGCGGGCCGCATCAGGCTCGGGCCCCGGGCCTACTCGGCCCGCTTTCGCTGCAGAAGCAGTTCGCGGCCTCTTCTGAGGAAGAAAAACTCACACGGCGACACATGCGACAGAAGAGGAGTTGGAATCCCCGCCCTCTGCGACCGGCTAACCCACATCCCTTCCCctgccgcctcgccgccggccgccggccgccgTCTCGGTCGAACCGACCGGCCCAAAGGAAGAAGACGAGGCGATTCCTCTCCGCGTCGCGCCCCCATGGACATACTCGTAAGCGCAGCAACCTTACCGCGCAATCCTTTATCCCTACTCCCCGTGCGCCGCACCGCGGCTCCTCCCGGTTAAATTCTCTCTTAGTTTTGTGCGCCAATCTTCCGCAGGAGAGAATTCGCGGAGGCGGCGACAAGCCGGCCGCGATGGAGACGCCCCGGAGGCCGGAGTCGTGGGTGGAGATTTCAGAGTCCGTCTCGCGGCTCTGCAGCTTCGACGCCGGCGGGGGCGGGGCCGTATCTGTAAGCCTTCTGCATTTTCCCTTgtggttactactgtagttttctaTGAACTTTCAGGCTTGCATCGTTTTTTCATCCTTGGTGTGCCGACCAGGATTACGCCCAACACGAGACTAGGATGACAGTGAAAAATGTTGTTTTCAGTTGGAATCAGATTAGATTTCCCCCTCTGGCACCTGAAATTGGAGTGCCAAATATCTGAATTCCCTATCTATTGTCGCAAGGGGCTCGTCACAAAATACATACTTGGCCAATATATTACTCCCTACATTCACAAATATAagttgttttggatatttcaatatggactgcaTACGGACTGAAATTAGTGAACATACACACTAAAACGTGCCTGCATACATCCATTTCAGAAaatagttagaacatcttatatttgtgaacggagggagtaacttctTACTACCTCCGTACCAAAATATAAGACTTTTTTGTAGGCTAAACTAGCCACAAAATCGTCTTATATATTGATAATGAGGAAGTATTtttcaagaaagaatcaatcatttGGCGATAGAGACCAACATATCAATCATTAAATTGACTTAGTGTGAATAACAATGTGCCTGTTCGACTCTGTTGTCATTTCTGAACTTTAAAACTGTTATTATGAGCCTACTATAGTTTTAGTACTGCCCAGTTAAAAATGAATCTTGGAGCTAACACAAATAAAGGTATAAACAATAACCACACTGCTAGATGCTTCAGTTTACACAATAGTACAGTAGCTAATTTGTAGCACTGCTTCATCTTTGCCCTGAGTGTTATTTTTGACAGAAAGTGTAGTACATAGTTTGGTGTGATTGTTTAACTGATGGGACATGTTACATGTCATATGACCCTTTGTTCCAATGATATAATGGACTATGAACCTTCCAAAttgttgtttgaatttgtttacagCAAGCAGCCTTTTCCCCTTCTAGGGAAATGTTTACTGCTTACCTAGATAACTAAAAATCTCAGTATGAGCAAGCATAATTGTGTAGTCAAAGTACTGGAATGTTACTTTCATGATAATTATATAGTTCAGTGTAAATTCTCTATTATCGTATTAGTTATAGCTCCTATTTTCCTGTAGGTAAAACTTATCCAGGATGACAGGATGGCACATGATAAGTTGGTTGATTCTTTCTTGAACAAGTTTTTTCCATCTGGTTATCCATACAGGTATGAGTTCCCGAATCGTTGACATTCTTGATACTCTGATGGACGACATTATTTGATGAGTTTTGCTCTTGCTCATGCAGTGTGAATGAGGGTTACCTAACATATACCAAATTCCGAGCACTCCAGCATTTTTCTAGTGCTATGCTGCATGTGCTATCGACCCAGGTCAGTTCATCTGGTTGCTGTTATTCGTTAGCAATAAGAGTCGTCATTGGATAATGTGTGTCAGTTCCATGAATTTGAGCCGCTTTCTAGATACTTAAATTATTTTTACCTACTTTGTTTGATGAGCAAACATGGTACCTTCTACTGACGGCCCGTGTGGGCTGCGGCTCAGTCTTTATTATTTGCTGCAGGTCTACGACCTACCCCTGCGCAAGCAACGGCTGTAAGTTGGGTAAGCATATGCTGACAGAGATGCTAAAGTTTCTAGCCGGTAGTACGACCGAAACATCTTGGCTGATTTTCTTTAACCATTTCAGATTCTAAAAGATGGAATGCAGCACGCAGGAAAACTCATCTGTAGCGGCATGGGGGCAAGAATGGATTCAGAGCCAAAGAGTTGGAGGATATTTGGTGGGTAATCATCATATTACCGTGTCACCCATTTTCTGATATTTATGCTTGTTTGTGTTCTTCTACTGAAATTTTCTTTCTAAGCTACATCATCGATGCCTCTTTGTTTTGGTGCCAGCTGATGTTCTCTATGATTTTGGTACTGCCTTGGACTTCATTTCACCACTGTGTCCGCAACTTTTTCTTGAAGTGGCAGGCTTGGGAAATTTTGCGAAGGTGCGAATTTAACTTGCATATGCTGCACTTCAAATGGCACGTATATTGCAATACAATCTTCTGTTCGACATTGCGTGTTTAATTTGTCGAGAGCTTACTCAAAGATAAAACGACTGTCCTCTGCGCCTGATGGTTATATGGAATGACTGTTGATTATAGGACGTTGTAAAAATGAACATATTTGTCCAGATTTTCTGCCTGAAAACTGAGCTGCCATCACAGTGATATCTTATTGCTTGTCATTGTAGGGAATGGCTGTGGTTGCTGCCAGAGCGACAAGGCTACCAATATATTCATCTTTTGCGAAAGAAGGCAACCTTAGTGACTTGTTTGCTAAAGGGGAAGCCATCTCGACACTTTTCAATGTTATGGGGATAGGAGCTGGCATTGGATTATCATCTACAGTATGTTCAACGACTCAAGGAAAGGTACATATTTGCAATAATACACTTGTTAAGTTACTCTGTTTCATTTTATCAGGGAAGTAAACGAAGTAAAAAAAAAGTGCATTACGTGAATTAGATTAGAGTGGTCATTACATTGAGAATGAGAACGACCATCAGAATCCGGAACTTATTATTATGTTGAGAACTTTTTGTTTGGTACAAGCTTCTAATTACTATATCAAATTTCTTGCAGCTAATCATAGGCCCATTGCTTTCTGCTGTGCATATATGGGGAGTGGTGCAAGAGATGAGAGCAACTCCTATAAACACACTTAATCCACAAAGAACAGCAATGGTGGTGGCTGATTTTATCAAGGTTTCTTACGTTTGACCTGTAACTGTAAATGCTTCCTGTTTTCCGAATTACTACAATACTAATTCCGTTCCTTACTCTGCAGAGCGGAAAGGTTTCAAGCCCAGCTGAGCTAAGATACAGAGAAGATCTTCTGTTCCCTAACCGGTTAATAGTAGAAGCGGGAAGCGTGAAAGTCGGGCAACCACTTCGCAGGGTTTTGAGCCCACGGCATGTCGAAGAGCTGAGGTCTATTTTCCCAAACGAGAAATTTCTGCTCACCCAAAAAAGCGACAAGGCGTACATGGTTCTTGAGCAGAGCGCAACCGGGGAGGATGCGCTGAGGGGGTGGCTGGTCGCTGCCTTCGCTTCGGAGATGGAGAGATCAGGCGCTGGACCACGTGACACGGTCCTGAACGACGCCTATCAGAAGATGGAGAGCGTGTTCCCCGTGTTCGTTTCGGAAGTCAAGAGCAGGGGCTGGTACACAGGCCAGTTCTTGGATGGAAATCACAGTCGGATCGCGTACGCGAAATCTGAATGACCGTGCTGGAGGAAGAGCACTATCGACCACGACGCATGCGGTGCATCCCGCCTGCGATTTTTTTCAGAGTTGCAGAGTTCAATTTTGTTTCACGAAAAAAAAGTTGTTTGTAGAAAACCGTTTTCTTTTGTCTTCCGTCACTCATAGGGTCGCCACTCTATCTTTCTACCTTCAGTGCAGTGTATGTATGACAGAAATGAGTGGATGCTTTGTCTTCAGAACTTCCTGAATCATACATGAAATGGAGAGCCAACATGATGCTGGTACTTGAAAGGAGGCTGCATCTGTTTGACTATGCTCTGCCGTATGGTTTGACTCGTGCGTATCGTAAGTGATGGGATGGATGGAACCGCGGCATCTCGATTCCAAGTGACGGAACTGCCGCATCTTAGTCAAGATGCTGCCGTAGTGGATGACATAATCACGCGATCGCTGGACTGTCCACGGCGAAGCCATGTACTAGGTTTGTCTAGCCTATCAGAGTAGGGTGACATAGTCACCACGAGTTGAACTATCCTGCGATCGGGTTAATTTCCAAGTTTGAGTGAACCACGTCGTCGACCCGTCGTCTTGCAGAGCGCGACGGGCGGACGCCGGCGGCTAGACCGAACGGTGCAATTCAGCGTACGTGACCGGCCGACGGGTGAGCTGCGCAGGGCAGTAAAAAAATATGTACCGAAAGGCGATCGAAATTACCGTGGACTGCATGCTCTGCTAAATCCAAATTTGCGGTCGCGCGCTGAGGTTCGGGCGCAAGAACGGACGAAGGCACGCACGCGCGCGCGTTTTGGCTGCTGAAACCATCAACGGCTGGGAGAGGATATTGGACGATGAAAAAAGTCGAGCCTGCAAAGGCAAAGAGTCCATGCTAAAACCAATCACAGCCTTTTCTCTGGCCTAACAAGTTACTACATCCTACTTGATGATCACTATCACTTAGAGAATTGATGGTGGATTGACCCTGGCTGGAGTCTGGTCGCGGCACGGAACGAATAAGCTGGAAATTTATTCAGTCCGGCAAGTGGGTGGTAAAAGCACCATGCGTTTACATTTAGGCGTTCAAACGGCAGAGATCGGAGAAAGCAAGGCTAGTACAGTAGTACAGTAGTACTTCGGAACCAAACGGGCAACTGGCACCTTTCACGCCTTTCGTCATGCATGCAGTTCATACGAACTGAGCTACGGAAAGCACGGCGGGTTCTGATCTTTCCAGATCGAACGGTCGATCATGAACCGTCCGGATCGAATGGAACGGCGACCGGCCAGCGGCGTCTTGCGATCCAGGTGGAATTGTGACAACACTGGCCCGGAAAAGGGATAAAGCGGTAGTATACTTTTTTCACCGAGATGAGATGCAGAAAAGGGGATACTGAAGGCAACACGAGTCTGAACGTCGAGAAAGGGGAATGAAGGAACGGGTAAAGTGTCGGCACGACCGCGAGCCGCACGATCGAGAAAGATAAAATCGGGGCCTGGATCCTGCCGGGTTAATTTATGCCCCTGCTcccgtgttgctgctgctgctgctgctgtagcgCTACGTGGACAGGTGAACGGACCGGCCAGACTGCTGCCGGCAGGTTGGTGCAGCGCAGCGCAGATTGATTGTCTGTCATATCCATTTGTCCATTTATTACTCGCTCCCGGTCGAAAGCGATAAAAAGCACCCCGCATGGCGCATGGGGGAAATACGGACGCCCCTCCGGCGCCAATTCTTTACTCGTAGCCATGGCTTTTCGTATTATTGGGCCATGCACGGACACGAAATCCGCGTCCGGAGGAGAAGGCCGGCCGGGAAAGGTGCGTGGATTTTTCACATTTGGAGCGGGGCCAAAAGGATGCGAGGGTgaaaaaaagggagaaaataaCTGCGGCGGCGGCGTCTCGTCCGTGACGAAAGCGTGGCGACGAGGCAACGTAAGACGAGCAGGCTCCAGGCAGGGCGCAGCGCACGGACGGACTGACCGACGGACCGACGGAGAGAGGGATGCCGGAGACGGACTGCACGGCGCGTGCGTACGCACGTGCGGCCGTCGCTGTTCGGGTGTCCCCCGAGGGAAAACCACACGCCCGGTTCGGCGGTTCCTTCGTCCTCGCCTCCATGTTTACCTTTGTTCGGTAGTGGGTAAGCCCAACTTCATCACACGACCCTAAACGAACATTCAGTTTAGCCGGATTTTGTTTCTTTGGGGCGGCAATAGATTCATCCATATTCGCCTTTGTTCGTCGGATCGTGGGTGCGCTCAACACGCGGCCGCATCTCAAATCATGTCCGGGGTGAACGtgataaaaaacaaaaaataaaaaataaaatgcctAAAAAGTGAATAAACACAGTTAAAAAAATTAAAACATATTTAAGGGTCACGGCCATAAAACGGCCCAGTTTCACGCCGCACTTAAACGGCCCAGTTCcataattaacataaaaacaaaattaaaaaaaagccGCCTGCGCGCACCTGCCATGTCCGTCCATgccgtggccgtcgccgtcttcagtgaccgccggtgtcgtcgtcgtcgctgacgaggtcgacgtagtccGGTTGCGTCCACAGGTGGGTCGGCGGTCCGCGGTGCACGAGGGCGGCGTGgtggaagtgaaggaaatatgccctagaggcaataataaagttattatttatttccttatatcatgataaatgtttattattcatgctagaattgtattaaccgaaaacatgatacatgtgtgaatatatagacaaacagagtgtcactaatatgcctctacttgactagctcgttgatcaaagatggttatgtttcctagccatagacatgagttgtcatttgattaacgggatcacatcattaggagaatgatgtgattgacttgacccattccgttagcttagcacttgatcgtttagtatgttgttattgctttcttcatgacttatacatgttcctatgactatgagattatgcaactttcgtttaccggaggaacactttgcgtgctaccaaacgacacaacgtaactgggtgattataaagatgctctacatgtgtctccgaaggtacttattgagttggcgtattttgagattaggatttgtcactccgattgacggaaaggtatctctgagcccactcggtaatgcacatcactataagccttgcaagcattgtaactaatgagttagttgcgggatgatgtattacagaacgagtaaatagacttgccggtaacgagattgaactaggtattgagataccgatgatcgaatctcggacaagtaacataccgatgacaaagggaacaacgtatgttgttgtgcggtttgaccgataaagatcttcgtagaatatgtgggagccaatatgagcatctaggttccgctattggttattgaccggagatgtgtctcggtcatgtctacatagttcttgaacccgtagggtccgcacccctaaagttcggtgacgatcggtactaTGAGTttctgtgttttgatgtaccgaaggtacttcgaagtcccgaatatgatcacggacatgacaaggagtctcgaaatggtcgagatgtaaagatcgatatattggacgactatgttcggacaccgaaaaggttccggaaggtttcagacatataccggagtaccggggggttgccggaaccccccggggggcttaatgggcctatatgggccttagtggaaatagagggcagcaaggggagtgtggggcgcgcgccccaaggcccaaaccggattggtttagggcaaggggggccggccccctctttccttctcctcctctccctttccttccccctctcctactcctactaggaaaaggagtcctcctagtgggagtaggactccccctcttggcgcgcctctccctggccggccgcctcctccccttgctcctttatatacgggggcaggggcaccccatagacacaacaattgatcattgatctcttagccatgtgcggtgcccccctccaccataatccaccttgatcatattgtagcggtgcttaggcgaagccctgcgtcggtagcatcatcatcaccgtcaccacgccgttgtgctaacgaaactctcctgtgaagctttgctggatcggagctcgtgagacgtcatcgagttgaacgtgtgcagaactcggaggtgccgtgcgttcagtacttggatcggttggatcgtgaagacgtacgactacattaatcgcgttgtgctaacgcttccacattcggtctacaagggtacgtggacacactctcgcctctcgttgctatgcatcaccatgatcctgtgtgtgcgtagaatttttttttgaaattactatgttccccaacagtggcatccgagccaggttattgcgtagatgttatatgcacgagtagaacacaagtgagttgtgggcgatacaagtcatactacttaccagcatgtcatactttggttcggcggaattgttggatgaagcggcccgaaccgacattacgcgtacgcttacgcgagactggttctaccgacgtgctttgcacacaggtggctggcgggtgtcagtttctgatacgtccattttgcatcatgcttttatatcgatatttattgcattatgggttgttattacacattatgtcacaatacttatgcctattctctcttattttacaacgtttacataaagagggagaatgccgacagctgggattctgggttggaaaaggagcaaatattagagacctattctgcacagctccaaaagtcctaaaacttcacggaagacgtttttggaatatataaaaattactgagagcaagaagttcaccaggggggccacaccctgcccacgagggtgggggcgcgccctacccccctgggcgctccccctagctcatgggctccctggtggccctccgatggccatcttctgctatatgaagtctttcgatgaggaaaaaaatcataagccatcttctcggatgaaactccgccgccacgaggcggaaccaatctagggctctggcggagctgttctgccagggaaacttccctccgggagggggaaatcatcgccatcgtcatcaccaacgctcctctcatcgggagagggcaatctccatcaacatcttcaccagcaccatctcttctcaaaaccctagttcatctcttgtatccaattcttgtctccaagtccgggattggtactagtaggttgctagtagtgttaattactccttgtagttgatgctagttggtttatttggtgaaagatcatatgttcagatcctatatgcatattaatacccctctgattatgaacatgattatgctttgtgagtagttatgtttgttcctgaggacatggaagaagtcttgctattagtagtcatgtgaatttggtattcgttcgatattttgatgagatgtatgttgtctctcctctagtggtgttatgtgaacgttgactacatgacacttcaccattatttgggcctagaggaaggcattgggaagtaataagtagatgatgggttgctagagtgacagaagcttaaaccctagtttatgcgttgcttcgtaaggggctgatttggatccatatgtttcatgctatggttaggtttaccttaatacttttgtt
This window harbors:
- the LOC119355856 gene encoding protein root UVB sensitive 2, chloroplastic-like, translating into MDILERIRGGGDKPAAMETPRRPESWVEISESVSRLCSFDAGGGGAVSVKLIQDDRMAHDKLVDSFLNKFFPSGYPYSVNEGYLTYTKFRALQHFSSAMLHVLSTQSLLFAAGLRPTPAQATAVSWILKDGMQHAGKLICSGMGARMDSEPKSWRIFADVLYDFGTALDFISPLCPQLFLEVAGLGNFAKGMAVVAARATRLPIYSSFAKEGNLSDLFAKGEAISTLFNVMGIGAGIGLSSTVCSTTQGKLIIGPLLSAVHIWGVVQEMRATPINTLNPQRTAMVVADFIKSGKVSSPAELRYREDLLFPNRLIVEAGSVKVGQPLRRVLSPRHVEELRSIFPNEKFLLTQKSDKAYMVLEQSATGEDALRGWLVAAFASEMERSGAGPRDTVLNDAYQKMESVFPVFVSEVKSRGWYTGQFLDGNHSRIAYAKSE
- the LOC119355855 gene encoding inositol phosphorylceramide glucuronosyltransferase 1-like; the protein is MGPPPTRWPLLAALVAAALLAGAAAATEEAYVTLLYGDEFVLGVRVLGKSIRDTGTRRDMVVLVSDGVSEYSRELLEADGWIVKRITLLANPNQVRPTRFWGVYTKLKIFNMTSYKKVVYLDADTVVVKSIEDVFKCGKFCGNLKHSERMNSGVMVVEPSETVFKDMISQVDRLPSYTGGDQGFLNSYYADFANSRVYEPDSPLTPEPETQRLSTLYNADVGLYMLANKWMVDEKELRVIHYTLGPLKPWDWWTAWLVKPVEIWQDVRQKLEESLPGTGGGRNPHDQLVVKFLFILPFCLLLFGYYQSCFQNYKDFPSVQSLCAFARRGRHKYKSEEALPSYSAVGVSSSTFSTSNQRISNGPHLKLPSYFGAIAVLICFMSAGVSLAFAFTIIPRQIMPWTGLLLMFEWTFVAFFLLFGSYLRFVYRWGSISATHVGYSNSDSSENHMATGHHQRNISDFDMEATFYWTWMAVIAIITVFSPTILGITALFTKLGLMVAGGVLLASFMTYASVHLAISAFHKGQKDRNGSRTRRICFWCL